One stretch of Candidatus Nitrosotenuis cloacae DNA includes these proteins:
- a CDS encoding ABC transporter ATP-binding protein, which produces MSDIVLELKNVNKIFGQGDTKVQALDSVSFSVKRGEFLLIVGSSGSGKSTLLNMIGLLDRPTNGQVFIDEKNTTNLSDNKISEFRNSKLGFIFQFSNLLVDLTVLENVLLPRSIQKTDQNAQKEAIDLLKAVGLEKQMHKRANKVSGGQAQRAAIARGLINKPTIVLADEPTGNLDSVTAETIVQLMKSMAKKLNQTFVIVTHDRHQFGEVDRIITIKDGRAFEGEDVPPKMELTI; this is translated from the coding sequence ATGTCTGATATTGTATTGGAGCTAAAAAATGTCAACAAGATTTTCGGCCAAGGAGACACCAAAGTCCAAGCACTAGACAGTGTGTCGTTTTCCGTAAAACGCGGAGAATTTTTGCTAATTGTTGGCAGCTCCGGCTCTGGCAAGTCTACATTGCTTAACATGATAGGATTGCTTGATAGGCCTACTAACGGCCAAGTCTTTATCGATGAGAAAAACACAACCAATCTCTCAGACAACAAGATCTCGGAATTTAGAAATTCCAAGCTTGGATTTATCTTTCAGTTTTCAAATTTACTAGTGGATCTTACCGTACTAGAAAATGTCTTGCTTCCAAGGAGTATCCAGAAAACAGATCAAAATGCGCAAAAAGAAGCAATTGATCTACTCAAGGCAGTAGGTCTTGAAAAACAGATGCACAAGAGAGCAAACAAAGTCTCAGGCGGACAGGCCCAGAGAGCCGCAATCGCGCGTGGTCTGATAAACAAACCAACCATAGTTTTGGCTGACGAACCTACAGGAAACCTCGACTCTGTCACCGCAGAAACCATAGTGCAGCTAATGAAATCAATGGCAAAAAAGCTAAACCAGACATTTGTAATAGTAACTCATGATAGACACCAGTTTGGCGAGGTAGACAGAATCATTACCATAAAGGACGGACGAGCGTTTGAGGGAGAGGACGTGCCGCCAAAAATGGAGCTAACAATATGA
- a CDS encoding phosphopantothenate/pantothenate synthetase, with translation MNHIPKSHPRAKSLYIREKLVDAFDAGLVAKEGLMAHGRGEAFDYLIGEKTSKSAKKAILAAAFMLKNAQNPVISVNGNMAGLCPKEIILLAKAAGAKIEVNLFYATNSRRQKIYSALKKNGAGKIYGMDKKNSTKLSGLDSARRIVDRDGIYSADVVVVPLEDGDRTLALKKAGKKVITFDLNPMSRTAETADITIVDNVVRAINHLIKSCKNPRQVKFDNKKNLALAIKEIKTNLTKRASHA, from the coding sequence TTGAATCATATTCCAAAGAGCCATCCGCGGGCAAAATCGCTATACATTAGAGAAAAACTAGTCGATGCATTTGATGCCGGACTAGTAGCAAAGGAAGGCCTCATGGCACATGGCCGTGGCGAGGCATTTGATTATTTGATTGGGGAAAAGACCTCAAAATCTGCAAAAAAAGCCATTTTGGCGGCTGCATTTATGCTCAAAAATGCACAAAATCCTGTGATTTCAGTAAATGGCAACATGGCCGGTCTTTGTCCAAAGGAGATCATCTTGCTAGCAAAGGCTGCTGGGGCAAAAATTGAGGTAAACCTGTTTTATGCAACCAATTCAAGAAGGCAGAAAATCTATTCTGCTCTGAAAAAAAACGGCGCTGGTAAGATCTATGGAATGGATAAGAAAAACTCGACAAAACTCTCTGGCCTGGACAGTGCAAGAAGAATAGTGGATAGGGACGGAATTTATTCTGCAGATGTGGTTGTTGTACCACTAGAAGACGGCGATCGCACATTGGCACTGAAAAAGGCTGGAAAAAAAGTCATAACATTTGATCTAAACCCAATGTCTAGAACTGCAGAGACTGCGGACATCACTATAGTGGACAATGTAGTTCGCGCAATCAATCATTTGATAAAATCATGCAAAAACCCAAGGCAAGTAAAATTTGACAACAAGAAAAATCTTGCACTAGCAATCAAAGAAATCAAGACAAATCTGACAAAGAGGGCATCTCATGCATAA
- the coaBC gene encoding bifunctional phosphopantothenoylcysteine decarboxylase/phosphopantothenate--cysteine ligase CoaBC produces MTRHPSLDIVESHGTELSGKKLVLCVAGSVAAYKAIELARLLMRHGADVTCVASEAVTKLIQPDYFKWATGNEVITKLTGKLEHISLADYKTSDLIIVYPGTANTLGKLANGIDDTPISTVLTVGFGAKTPIVVALAMHAAMYENAAIARNISFLKGKIEFIEPNLIEGKAKAAEPEDVLNHVLKKFGHSPVLAGKNILITAGPTMEPIDTIRVITNQSSGRTGVLLAKEMISAGAKVTLVYGPGTEAPPRGAKVIPVKTIQQMFDAVKKEMKGKKFDIAILSAAPADYTTTPVKSKIKSNKPSLTIKLHRAPKIIDHIKKLQKDIFLVGFKAETNISRQQLIQLARKKMQESDSDMIIANDIGVKYQKNREQNQVYVIDRSGKITDSGRKNKLEISKFIRKQIEKKLT; encoded by the coding sequence TTGACTAGGCATCCTTCTTTGGATATAGTGGAATCTCACGGTACGGAATTATCTGGCAAAAAACTAGTCCTGTGCGTTGCAGGAAGTGTTGCAGCATACAAGGCAATCGAGCTTGCAAGGCTGCTCATGAGACATGGTGCCGATGTTACATGTGTTGCAAGTGAGGCAGTAACAAAATTAATCCAGCCAGATTATTTCAAGTGGGCAACAGGAAACGAGGTCATAACAAAGCTCACAGGCAAGCTAGAACACATCTCACTGGCTGACTACAAGACATCTGATCTTATCATAGTATATCCTGGAACTGCAAACACCTTGGGGAAATTGGCAAATGGAATCGATGATACGCCGATCTCTACTGTATTGACTGTGGGATTTGGTGCAAAGACTCCCATAGTTGTGGCACTGGCAATGCATGCTGCAATGTATGAGAATGCCGCAATAGCACGAAACATTTCGTTTTTGAAGGGAAAAATCGAGTTTATTGAGCCTAATTTGATAGAGGGAAAGGCAAAGGCTGCAGAACCAGAAGATGTCCTGAATCATGTCCTGAAGAAATTTGGCCACTCGCCTGTCTTGGCTGGCAAAAACATTCTGATAACTGCAGGACCTACAATGGAGCCAATTGATACCATACGTGTGATAACAAACCAGAGCTCAGGCAGAACTGGGGTCTTGCTTGCAAAGGAAATGATTTCGGCTGGCGCCAAAGTAACGCTGGTGTATGGGCCTGGCACTGAAGCACCTCCAAGGGGCGCCAAAGTCATTCCAGTAAAGACCATACAACAAATGTTTGATGCAGTGAAAAAAGAGATGAAGGGCAAAAAATTTGATATTGCTATTTTGTCTGCAGCACCAGCTGACTATACTACCACACCAGTAAAATCAAAAATAAAAAGCAACAAGCCAAGTCTTACCATCAAACTACACAGAGCACCAAAAATAATAGATCATATCAAAAAACTGCAAAAAGATATCTTTCTAGTTGGATTCAAAGCAGAAACCAACATCTCACGACAGCAACTAATACAATTGGCAAGAAAAAAAATGCAAGAATCAGACTCTGATATGATAATTGCAAACGATATCGGAGTAAAATATCAAAAGAATCGTGAGCAAAACCAAGTATACGTCATTGATAGATCAGGCAAAATTACAGATTCTGGGCGCAAAAACAAGCTAGAGATCTCAAAGTTTATCAGAAAGCAAATTGAGAAAAAGCTCACTTGA
- the panB gene encoding 3-methyl-2-oxobutanoate hydroxymethyltransferase, with translation MHKSVKDILDKKKNGQKISVITAYDYTLASLCDKAGIDIMLVGDSAGMVMLGYENTIPVTMEQMILFTEAVSRARQNSLVVADMPFMSYQASTSDAIANSGRLIKAGADSVKLEGGKIVAPTIQAIVETGIPVMGHIGFQPQTTTLAQGYRVQAKTKDAALTLIEDAKALEKAGAFSIALEMVTSEVSKIISESISIPTIGIGSGKFCDGQVLVVHDLLGMYDKLKPKFVKQYLSLSDQITKAVSTYKSDIESGKFPAKENWFTMDKTELDKLMSEVD, from the coding sequence ATGCATAAGTCAGTCAAGGATATACTAGACAAGAAGAAAAATGGCCAGAAGATCTCTGTTATCACTGCATATGACTATACTTTGGCATCACTGTGTGACAAGGCTGGAATTGACATCATGCTAGTAGGTGATAGTGCAGGAATGGTCATGCTAGGATATGAGAACACAATACCAGTTACAATGGAGCAGATGATTCTTTTTACTGAAGCAGTCTCTCGTGCAAGACAAAATTCTTTGGTAGTGGCAGACATGCCATTCATGTCATACCAGGCAAGCACATCAGATGCCATTGCAAATTCTGGCAGGCTGATCAAGGCAGGTGCAGATTCTGTAAAGCTTGAAGGCGGAAAAATTGTTGCACCAACCATTCAGGCAATAGTTGAAACAGGCATTCCAGTGATGGGCCACATTGGATTTCAGCCTCAAACCACCACACTAGCACAGGGGTACAGAGTTCAGGCAAAGACAAAGGATGCCGCCCTGACATTAATTGAGGATGCCAAGGCATTGGAAAAAGCAGGTGCATTCTCCATAGCACTAGAGATGGTAACATCCGAGGTCTCCAAGATAATCTCTGAATCAATATCCATACCTACAATAGGAATTGGTTCCGGCAAATTCTGCGACGGCCAAGTTCTAGTTGTGCATGATCTGTTGGGAATGTATGACAAGCTCAAGCCAAAATTTGTCAAGCAGTATCTCTCACTATCAGACCAAATAACAAAGGCAGTATCTACTTACAAATCTGATATCGAGTCTGGGAAATTTCCCGCCAAAGAAAATTGGTTTACAATGGACAAAACAGAGCTGGACAAGCTCATGAGTGAAGTTGACTAG
- a CDS encoding ABC transporter permease has product MDYRVQLAKRMLSNKKGSLIGAVLAVSIGILVIHVNFVIFQGLYDAIVRDLSSYRFGDVLVTNEEDFITKSDIFLINWFERIPYVEAATPRMQSSASINVTKNGKLIEDFRVPVIGVDPFRDPRVSTAHETVTDGQYVFSRNSIVVGSLAAKDLGDIRVGESLQVKITDRRGEEQIRRFIVTGIITSPGGQGLDSEIVMHIDALRDMLDRDGETGEILVKLNDPKKADDVKNYFLRTFPNDDYKAETIEESAEAALSGFRSGIAMINMIGYFGMMSSAFAVVTIQMMLVSSKTREVGVMRAIGAKRKDILIVFIVQGMMIGALGAGLGTAMGLGYTFYAKETKMTFAGSIPLEVSYNWPNIIQTAIMAFALAVIASIYPSYKATKLQPVEAMRYV; this is encoded by the coding sequence ATGGATTACCGAGTCCAGCTCGCAAAGAGAATGCTTTCCAACAAAAAGGGCTCCCTCATTGGCGCAGTCTTGGCAGTATCAATTGGCATATTGGTAATTCATGTGAATTTTGTAATTTTTCAAGGATTGTATGATGCCATAGTCAGGGACCTGTCCAGCTATAGATTTGGTGATGTGCTTGTGACAAATGAGGAAGATTTTATCACAAAGTCCGATATTTTTCTGATAAACTGGTTTGAGAGGATTCCATATGTAGAGGCCGCCACGCCCCGGATGCAGTCGTCTGCATCCATTAATGTGACAAAAAACGGCAAGCTAATTGAGGATTTCAGAGTTCCAGTAATTGGCGTGGATCCGTTTCGTGATCCTCGAGTATCAACTGCACATGAAACAGTAACTGACGGGCAGTATGTTTTTTCAAGAAACTCTATTGTTGTCGGCTCGCTAGCTGCAAAGGATCTTGGAGACATACGAGTAGGAGAAAGCCTTCAAGTAAAAATAACTGACAGAAGAGGAGAGGAGCAGATACGGCGATTTATTGTGACAGGAATCATAACATCGCCTGGTGGACAGGGCCTAGATTCTGAAATAGTAATGCACATTGATGCGCTACGTGACATGTTGGACCGAGACGGAGAAACAGGTGAAATTCTAGTCAAACTAAATGATCCAAAAAAAGCAGACGATGTCAAGAATTATTTTCTAAGGACGTTTCCAAATGATGATTACAAGGCAGAAACAATAGAGGAATCGGCAGAAGCGGCACTGAGTGGATTTCGATCAGGCATTGCAATGATCAACATGATCGGCTATTTTGGAATGATGTCGTCTGCATTTGCCGTAGTCACAATCCAGATGATGTTAGTATCCAGCAAAACACGCGAAGTTGGTGTTATGCGCGCAATAGGCGCAAAAAGAAAGGACATTCTGATAGTTTTCATCGTTCAGGGTATGATGATTGGAGCACTGGGCGCAGGATTAGGCACGGCAATGGGCCTTGGATACACCTTTTACGCAAAGGAAACCAAGATGACCTTTGCCGGCTCTATTCCACTTGAGGTAAGCTACAACTGGCCAAACATAATCCAGACTGCAATCATGGCGTTTGCGCTAGCAGTGATAGCGTCAATTTACCCATCATACAAGGCAACCAAATTACAACCAGTGGAGGCAATGCGTTATGTCTGA
- a CDS encoding AsnC family transcriptional regulator — protein MDKSDVAILHHLLDNCRESDRQIGTKIGISGAAVKSRIDKMIKNQTIENFTLKIEPPVLGYNILYIVTTGQDINEILKQVELVGEPFLLVPCVGGVTVCGIVVRENVSQKIELAKSLMKDVRLLSIFEAENPGVRSDLTKTDVDIIDQLLKEPRMKIEDLAKKTKLSTKTIARSLKKLQSDEAIQFTTIYDPAKFGQYIPFAVLVWIDGNMEETLKSLKKGFSDSFLQKPFLAKNQVVLFLFSNNIFELDNITQKIRKVNGVASADLFIPKKISFPQKWVTNAIKAAKASEKLHLAYQTN, from the coding sequence TTGGACAAATCAGACGTGGCAATCCTACACCACTTGCTGGATAATTGCAGGGAATCAGACAGACAAATAGGAACAAAGATCGGAATTTCTGGTGCCGCAGTAAAGTCTCGAATTGATAAGATGATAAAAAATCAGACAATAGAAAATTTCACACTAAAAATAGAGCCGCCGGTTTTGGGGTATAACATTTTGTATATTGTAACGACTGGCCAAGACATTAACGAAATTCTAAAGCAAGTCGAGTTGGTTGGCGAGCCGTTCTTGCTTGTGCCTTGTGTTGGCGGAGTTACGGTTTGTGGAATTGTGGTAAGAGAAAATGTGTCTCAAAAAATAGAGCTTGCAAAAAGCCTGATGAAGGATGTTAGATTGTTATCAATATTTGAGGCAGAAAACCCCGGAGTCCGATCGGATCTTACAAAGACGGATGTTGATATCATTGATCAGTTGTTAAAGGAGCCAAGAATGAAAATAGAGGATCTGGCAAAGAAAACAAAACTTTCTACCAAAACCATTGCAAGGTCGCTCAAAAAGCTGCAAAGCGATGAGGCAATCCAGTTTACCACGATTTATGATCCTGCCAAATTTGGGCAGTACATTCCATTTGCAGTTTTGGTCTGGATTGATGGAAACATGGAAGAGACCCTGAAATCACTAAAGAAAGGATTTTCGGATTCATTTTTGCAAAAACCGTTTTTGGCAAAAAACCAGGTGGTGTTGTTTTTGTTTAGTAATAATATTTTTGAGCTGGACAACATAACTCAGAAAATACGCAAAGTAAATGGTGTTGCATCAGCCGACTTGTTTATTCCAAAGAAAATAAGCTTTCCGCAAAAATGGGTAACAAACGCAATCAAAGCAGCCAAAGCATCTGAGAAATTACACCTAGCATACCAGACAAATTAA
- a CDS encoding PhoU domain-containing protein: MTKFIRRLQRIGSSILVSLPKEWVEANHLDKSNEVELDTSENTISITANKAERRSKEVVISYPLPQDENIVANITGAYLLGYDIIRIKAKTIIPGEDREKIRNSMRRLVGMEIVEEDSSNVNVQFLLDAATLNPQKILKRISSIALGMFSDISSSLISDDRSNLQTLSHRDDEVDRQYFLLVRLIRSTISDKRLATAFNLENIDVLDYRIAANILETTSDTLVEIANSLSNTTLSKNDLKKIYELTKDIESIHQKSIDAFIEQNRSLAIDAISNHRKFQRKISDIRSSIEQKNQLQIDLLDLIYMFERVSRSWADVADLVKPVY; encoded by the coding sequence TTGACTAAATTTATTCGACGCCTACAAAGGATTGGAAGCAGCATTCTGGTGTCATTGCCAAAAGAGTGGGTTGAGGCAAATCATCTGGACAAAAGCAACGAAGTCGAGCTTGATACCAGCGAGAACACCATATCCATTACAGCAAACAAGGCAGAGCGAAGATCAAAAGAGGTCGTCATTTCCTATCCATTGCCACAGGACGAAAACATTGTTGCAAACATTACTGGCGCATATCTACTAGGATATGATATCATTAGAATAAAGGCAAAGACCATCATTCCCGGCGAGGACCGAGAAAAAATCCGCAATTCCATGAGAAGACTAGTCGGAATGGAAATTGTAGAAGAAGACTCGTCCAATGTCAATGTCCAGTTTTTATTGGATGCTGCAACCCTAAATCCACAAAAAATCCTAAAGAGAATCAGCTCCATTGCCCTTGGCATGTTTAGCGATATTTCATCATCATTGATTTCCGATGACAGATCAAATTTGCAAACTCTATCACATAGAGACGACGAAGTGGATAGACAATATTTTTTGTTGGTAAGGCTGATTCGCAGCACTATATCAGATAAGAGACTTGCCACTGCATTTAATCTGGAAAACATTGATGTCTTGGATTATAGAATTGCCGCAAACATTTTGGAGACTACCAGCGATACTTTGGTTGAGATTGCCAATTCCTTATCAAATACCACACTATCAAAAAATGATCTCAAAAAAATCTACGAGCTGACCAAGGATATTGAATCCATCCATCAAAAGTCCATTGATGCATTCATTGAGCAAAATCGTAGTCTGGCAATCGATGCCATATCAAACCACAGAAAATTCCAAAGAAAAATATCAGATATTCGCTCCTCAATTGAGCAAAAAAACCAGCTCCAAATTGATTTGCTGGATTTGATCTACATGTTTGAGCGAGTCTCTCGTTCTTGGGCAGATGTTGCAGATTTGGTAAAGCCAGTCTACTAG
- a CDS encoding CFI-box-CTERM domain-containing protein translates to MSILRIILALSVVSILSINVSNSFAQEFDSKEIGLGVPDISVSPISGPPGTEITITVKGMPLAPEEHDPRIEFFAYVPFVTALGDNVANNCNGEHCFPVYSFDEINDDKLAPKTIKFSLFSTDNPKATIQGGFQESVCDVIIDGKTIERYGTVCHTMDQPLGDYEIKFAWGIQGSDKFDIIKTVTFTVTEKGTEIVEATQNPDEALMESYDKGEITEQEFDDSMRELGYDDDAIRKSKALLGKLPHQQGEFAPEQKEAILEGIEKAEEQAREERETAEEIPEDVVETDVDAPQEVQTAVSDTPEKPAEKSGCLIATVAFGTELAPQVQLLRETRDNVLFSTSSGTAFMAGFNEFYYTFSPAVADFERENAVFRELVRGTITPMLSTLSILNYVDINSESEMLGYGIGIILLNVGMYFVAPAIIIIQVRKYLKA, encoded by the coding sequence TTGAGCATTCTAAGAATAATTCTTGCCTTATCTGTGGTTTCTATTTTATCCATAAATGTTTCAAATTCGTTTGCGCAGGAATTTGATTCAAAAGAAATAGGTCTTGGGGTTCCAGACATTTCTGTGAGCCCAATTTCTGGTCCTCCAGGCACGGAAATCACCATAACAGTCAAGGGAATGCCTCTGGCACCAGAAGAACACGACCCAAGAATAGAGTTCTTTGCGTATGTGCCATTTGTTACTGCGCTGGGCGATAATGTTGCAAACAATTGCAACGGTGAGCATTGCTTTCCGGTTTATTCATTTGATGAAATCAATGATGACAAGCTAGCACCAAAAACAATCAAGTTTTCATTATTCAGTACAGATAATCCAAAGGCAACCATACAAGGGGGATTTCAGGAATCAGTATGCGACGTTATAATCGATGGAAAGACAATAGAGCGATACGGAACTGTATGTCATACAATGGATCAGCCGCTTGGAGATTACGAGATTAAATTTGCATGGGGAATTCAGGGCTCTGACAAATTCGATATCATAAAGACTGTAACATTTACTGTTACAGAAAAGGGAACTGAAATTGTAGAGGCAACGCAAAATCCTGATGAGGCACTAATGGAATCATACGATAAAGGCGAAATAACAGAGCAGGAATTTGACGATTCTATGAGAGAATTAGGATATGACGATGATGCAATACGAAAATCAAAGGCACTGCTTGGCAAGCTTCCACACCAGCAAGGCGAATTTGCACCAGAACAAAAAGAAGCCATTCTAGAAGGAATTGAAAAGGCAGAAGAACAAGCAAGAGAGGAACGCGAGACAGCAGAAGAAATTCCTGAAGATGTAGTAGAAACTGATGTGGATGCTCCACAAGAAGTTCAGACAGCAGTAAGTGACACTCCAGAAAAGCCTGCAGAAAAATCAGGATGTCTGATTGCAACTGTGGCATTTGGAACCGAGCTTGCTCCTCAAGTCCAACTGCTCAGAGAAACAAGGGACAATGTCCTATTCAGTACTAGCTCTGGCACTGCATTCATGGCCGGCTTTAACGAATTTTACTATACATTCAGCCCAGCAGTGGCTGACTTTGAGCGTGAAAATGCGGTATTTCGAGAGCTTGTGAGAGGTACCATAACTCCAATGCTTTCCACTCTATCCATTTTGAACTATGTTGATATCAATTCAGAATCTGAAATGCTTGGATATGGAATTGGAATCATTTTGTTAAATGTTGGCATGTACTTTGTTGCACCAGCCATCATAATCATACAAGTAAGAAAATACCTGAAAGCCTAG
- a CDS encoding pantoate kinase, with the protein MKGIAFSPAHITGFFKAELDQMARPEVQGSLGAGFSIQQGVTTTVEIQDSEFSDHTITISGYRPDNTQVSEFVISEFLKNIDGNYFLKVHHDIKVPVGYGLGCSAAVALSLSYALNSAFRTNYTKEQLGMMAHNAEVMCRTGLGDVLASYHGGFEIRVKGGAPGIGQIKKISSESFSAVMICFSPISTKQFLKDRLASINGLGGKMVDKLVQSKDIDAFHDYSIEFANYVDVITPKMKIVIDDLKNHGIKCGVALFGETIFAVIPSHMEERTVAILEKYQDGIIIRSKIDQVGARLLS; encoded by the coding sequence ATGAAGGGAATTGCATTCAGCCCTGCACACATTACAGGATTCTTCAAAGCAGAGCTGGACCAAATGGCAAGACCTGAGGTACAGGGCTCACTTGGTGCCGGGTTTTCTATACAACAAGGAGTAACTACCACAGTTGAGATACAGGACTCGGAGTTTTCTGATCACACCATTACAATATCTGGATACAGGCCAGACAATACCCAGGTTTCTGAATTTGTCATTTCCGAGTTTTTGAAAAACATTGATGGTAACTATTTTCTCAAAGTACACCATGACATCAAGGTCCCAGTGGGTTATGGCCTTGGATGCTCTGCAGCCGTTGCACTATCATTGTCATATGCGCTAAATTCTGCATTTAGGACCAACTATACCAAAGAGCAGCTTGGCATGATGGCGCACAATGCCGAGGTAATGTGCAGGACAGGCCTTGGCGATGTTTTGGCATCATACCATGGTGGATTTGAAATCAGAGTCAAGGGCGGAGCACCAGGAATTGGCCAGATCAAAAAAATATCATCAGAGTCATTCTCTGCTGTGATGATTTGCTTTTCGCCAATTTCTACAAAACAGTTCCTCAAGGACAGACTGGCATCAATTAACGGCCTTGGGGGAAAGATGGTGGACAAGCTCGTACAAAGCAAAGACATTGATGCATTCCATGACTATTCCATTGAATTTGCAAACTATGTGGATGTCATAACACCAAAGATGAAAATCGTAATTGATGATCTCAAAAATCATGGAATAAAATGTGGCGTTGCATTGTTTGGCGAGACAATATTTGCAGTCATTCCATCACACATGGAAGAAAGAACAGTTGCCATACTGGAAAAATACCAAGATGGAATCATCATAAGATCAAAGATTGACCAAGTCGGTGCAAGACTGCTAAGTTGA
- a CDS encoding COG1361 S-layer family protein yields MKSLVFTMMALVVLAPSLDAYAQLGKGDSPFERNFGDVKFLDAYFGTLDQKIEVTPGDKNVPLTVVFANVGSQDITGIKGQLLLPLGFSSSDGKGALIFADSNSESLAGKHFSLTFFVNLDKGVPVQQFPATVKVDYTRLRESGQRNAFFDFDFKVTGESILNLKAGNPFLTSLKNNEVTIQITNTGTAPLSNVKVVLQNTQTSVSATANPITNVESVVFDQNEWDIGTIDAKSSKKFTFSVYVPENVKTETLHTPLQVSYFNAHGDKIDDTRTVDFYINGLIDAKIYDIKVIELSGTQTIIGDIINEGNINALFAFVTLEPLEGSNIKKVTQFIDELETDSPVPFNIPVEFDGEPKYGDHTIKVTVRYKDDLRVEHLVSEIATINLKDLTAKPEPTAADFAPGIIGLAIAGIAGVIIYKKIKKRKQAQSESS; encoded by the coding sequence ATGAAATCTCTGGTCTTTACTATGATGGCACTGGTAGTTCTTGCACCATCATTGGATGCATATGCCCAGCTAGGCAAGGGCGACTCACCATTTGAGCGTAATTTTGGCGATGTCAAGTTCTTGGATGCATATTTTGGCACGCTGGACCAAAAAATCGAGGTAACACCAGGGGACAAAAACGTGCCACTTACAGTAGTGTTTGCAAATGTGGGCTCTCAAGACATCACGGGAATCAAAGGACAACTGCTCTTACCGTTAGGATTTAGCTCATCTGATGGCAAAGGTGCACTGATTTTTGCAGACAGCAATTCGGAATCCTTGGCAGGAAAGCACTTTTCTCTGACATTTTTTGTAAATCTGGACAAGGGTGTCCCAGTCCAGCAGTTTCCTGCAACCGTCAAGGTAGACTATACCAGATTGCGCGAGTCAGGCCAGAGAAACGCATTCTTTGATTTTGATTTCAAGGTGACCGGCGAGAGTATTCTGAACCTAAAGGCAGGCAACCCATTTTTGACCTCACTCAAAAACAACGAGGTAACCATACAAATAACAAACACGGGAACCGCACCGTTATCAAATGTCAAGGTTGTACTACAAAATACCCAAACATCAGTGTCTGCTACTGCAAACCCGATTACAAATGTGGAAAGCGTAGTGTTTGATCAAAACGAGTGGGACATTGGCACAATCGATGCCAAGTCATCAAAGAAATTCACCTTCTCAGTATATGTGCCAGAAAATGTAAAGACCGAAACGCTTCACACGCCACTACAGGTATCGTACTTTAATGCACACGGAGACAAAATCGATGACACCAGAACAGTTGACTTTTACATCAATGGCTTGATTGACGCAAAAATCTATGACATCAAGGTAATTGAATTATCAGGAACACAAACCATAATTGGTGATATAATAAATGAAGGAAACATCAATGCGCTATTTGCCTTTGTCACACTGGAACCACTGGAAGGATCAAACATCAAAAAGGTAACCCAGTTCATTGATGAACTAGAAACAGACTCACCAGTTCCGTTTAACATTCCAGTAGAGTTTGATGGTGAGCCAAAGTATGGAGATCACACTATCAAGGTTACCGTTCGATACAAGGATGATCTGCGAGTGGAGCATTTGGTGTCAGAGATAGCAACCATAAATCTAAAGGACCTTACCGCAAAGCCAGAGCCCACAGCTGCCGACTTTGCACCTGGAATAATAGGACTGGCAATAGCAGGCATAGCAGGCGTAATAATTTACAAGAAAATCAAAAAGAGAAAACAAGCCCAAAGCGAATCCAGCTAA
- a CDS encoding NUDIX hydrolase, which produces MRKKTIYEGRILGLSLYDLTVNGRKIKREVIEHRGAAAILAFDEKGKVILVKQHRFPHGYILEIPAGTLEKGEKPIKCAFREIQEETGYKATKMTHFLTYYPSVGYNREAIHCFVAKNLKKVSGQALDEDEIMSVVKIDLKKLISMIKAGKIIDSKTICAVLTYAAKNKLY; this is translated from the coding sequence ATGCGAAAAAAGACAATCTATGAGGGCAGAATTTTGGGCCTCAGCCTATATGATCTGACAGTAAATGGCAGAAAGATAAAGCGCGAGGTAATTGAGCACCGAGGGGCGGCTGCCATACTGGCCTTTGATGAAAAAGGCAAAGTCATCCTAGTAAAGCAGCACAGATTCCCGCATGGCTACATCCTGGAGATTCCGGCAGGCACGCTAGAAAAGGGTGAAAAGCCAATAAAGTGCGCATTTCGCGAAATTCAGGAGGAAACCGGCTACAAGGCCACAAAAATGACTCATTTTCTGACGTACTATCCGTCCGTTGGCTATAATCGAGAGGCAATCCACTGCTTTGTTGCAAAGAATCTCAAAAAAGTAAGCGGCCAAGCACTAGACGAAGACGAGATCATGTCTGTAGTCAAAATCGACCTAAAGAAACTCATATCCATGATAAAGGCAGGCAAAATTATTGACTCCAAGACAATTTGTGCAGTTTTGACCTATGCTGCAAAAAACAAGCTCTACTAG